The Megalops cyprinoides isolate fMegCyp1 chromosome 9, fMegCyp1.pri, whole genome shotgun sequence genome has a window encoding:
- the LOC118783303 gene encoding SPRY domain-containing SOCS box protein 4-like: protein MGQKISGSIKSVDARGEPAFRPVRRELRGPDFCKPARLDLLLDMPAAPLEQQLRHAWNSEDRSLNIFVKEDDKLTFHRHPVAQSTDCIRGRVGYTRGLHAWRVHWPTRQRGTHAVVGVATAEAPLHSVGYTSLVGSNAESWGWDLGRNKLYHNSKNQPAAACPTYPAFLEPDESFVLPDTLVVVLDMDEGTLSFIVDGQYLGVAFRNLKGKKLYPIVSAVWGHCEITMQYINGLDPEPLPLMDLCRRAARLALGRDRLHEIESLPLPQSLKNYLQYQ, encoded by the exons ATGGGTCAGAAGATCTCAGGGAGCATCAAGTCCGTGGATGCGCGGGGTGAGCCGGCCTTCCGGCCCGTGAGGCGGGAGCTGCGGGGGCCGGACTTCTGTAAGCCAGCCCGgctggacctgctgctggacATGCCGGCCGCCCcgctggagcagcagctgcggCACGCCTGGAACAGCGAGGACCGCTCGCTCAACATCTTCGTCAAGGAGGACGACAAGCTCACCTTCCACCGGCACCCGGTGGCGCAGAGCACGGACTGCATCCGCGGCCGCGTGGGCTACACGCGCGGCCTGCATGCCTGGCGCGTCCACTGGCCCACCCGGCAGCGGGGAACGCACGCCGTGGTGGGCGTGGCCACCGCCGAGGCGCCCCTGCACTCGGTGGGCTACACGTCGCTGGTGGGCAGCAACGCGGAGTCGTGGGGCTGGGACCTGGGCCGCAACAAGCTCTACCACAACAGCAAGAACCAGCCCGCCGCCGCCTGCCCGACGTACCCGGCCTTCCTGGAGCCCGACGAGTCCTTCGTGCTGCCCGACACCCTCGTGGTGGTCCTGGACATGGACGAGGGCACGCTCAGCTTCATCGTGGACGGCCAGTATCTGGGCGTGGCGTTCCGGAACCTCAAGGGCAAGAAGCTGTACCCcattgtcagtgctgtgtggggtCACTGTGAGATCACCATGCAATACATCAATGGCCTTGATC CGGAGCCGCTCCCTCTGATGGACCTGTGCCGGCGTGCAGCACGGCTGGCGCTGGGCAGAGACCGGCTGCACGAGATCGAGTCGCTGCCGCTGCCCCAGTCCCTGAAGAATTACCTCCAGTACCAGTGA